The genomic stretch CATGCATTAGGAAGTTGACAGGAAGGAGGTCACGTACCACAGGGCAAGGCTGATCCAATCCCGGTGAACCCTCGTCTCCCTTCTGGCCTTTAAGCCCCCTCTTTCCAACCAGACCCCTCTCTCCCTGAGGAAAGAGAGCCTGTCAAACTCCGATGAGGAGCTGGTTTATGTTGGGCCATTTCTACAAAGGACACCTTTTCAGTTGTCTTGACAATGTTGCTTTATTCTGAATAACTGTTATGCATTGTGACTCTGGGTCTTATTGTGTTGCATGATGCAGAATGGGTTGCCAATCTCCACTGCCCAGCaagtttcctcctcctcctctactgcTACCCTAGGAGTGTCAGTGATGTAAATAGGCAGCTGGCTGGGCCAGTGGAAATGGGCTAGTCAGGATTTCCTGTGGTAATGATGAAGATAGGCAAATAAAAAAGATAAGATAAATATCTAAAGAAACAGTAGTATTACATACAATTTCAAAAACCTATCTTCTGGATGACCTTGAGGTCCAATCCTAGCAGCTGCCATCAATCCTTGATCCTTTTACACACTGAGCCTCTAGCTGCCAACTAATGTAATTCTCTTTACATTAAAAAAGTGTTAATACCTGAAGCAAGatcatgtaaaaacaaacaatcTAACAAAGTCACAGAATCTCCATTGCTTTAAAATTAGCCATTGGTTGATGTCTAAAGCATTCAGGGTCAGGAATGGCTATCTTCAAAAGTGGCTCTATAAGCCAATCTTCTCCCAATGCAGTGCTGTGAATGACGCTGCCAACCTTGTCTCCTCTGTCTCCAGTCTCTCCCTTCTCCCCAACCAGACCAGGAAGaccctgagagacagacagagacacaaagaaaggaagagacagtcagacagatatgtggatagagagacagacatacagaaagacaTTGGCAAAAGATAGACAGAAGGatacagagggagagagcaacaGACAAAGAGATGAAGATGTATTATTGTAATCAATAGAACACGATTTCTGGTAGAAGACCTAATATTTCCTTCTCCATTCTTCTCAAGAGGAACAGAGTTACTCACATCGATCCCAGGCAGTCCTTGTTCTCCCTGTAAGACATGAAAAATATTAAGACGTGTAAATTGTCTGCACCTATCTGAGTTCATTTATTTTATTAGAATACATCCAAAAAAATTAAGGAAAGAGAAAAATTCACCTTTGTTCCTGGAgttcctctctctcctgtctctcccttTCCCCCTCTTATTGATTCACCTGGTTCACCCTgaaacatgtgtacacacacacacatacacagagcatCAAGCACATGGCATTAAaaacaaatctactactactactacaactactttcggctgctcccactaggggtcgccacagcggatcatccgtttccatttcttcctgtcttctgcgtcttcctctgtcacaccgtcttcctctgtcacaccagccacctgcatgtcttccctcaccacatccataaacttccataaacaataaaaacaaatcaaTTTCTTTAAAACCAAATCTGAAAACCGCTAGCTGCCGGCTAGCAGTTTCGCTAGGGCTGTCATAACTCCCCATTGAATTTTGACCCCACTGGTGAATTGATTATAAGTTGACTGTGCTAGCAGAAGAAAGCAAGCAAAATGAAAACCATGTTTGACTGGAAAAGAATCAACATTTATTTCAGAAGACTGATCAACTGCTTTACAGAAAGGAGTTCTTACCTTTGACCCTGGTTCTCCATGAGGGCCAGGTGGACCAGGAGGCCCCTAAGGACACAGCAGAGTCATGAATTTGATAATCCTGTCAAATATACCACTTGAAAAATgactatctgtctacctgtctctctgtctgcctaacTGCCTGTCTATCACtctatctttttttaaaaaaaaatttatttctgatttttcccttttttctcccaatttagtggccaattgatccctattttaattcaaacacccaccctcgtattgcatgcgttcgccaactgcatctctccggccggcagtctcgaaggaaagcgcctccccactttcgtgacaaggcgaatccaagccgaaccactgtttttccgacacacacagagacgcattcacatgacgaacacaagccgactccgcccccctcccgaagacagcgttgccaatgattgctgcttcatcgagtccggccatagtcctATCACTCTATCTTGACTGAGCTACAGTAATTCTACATAAACACCTGACAATGggtctcattcatcaatcgttggtatatgtacaaatttgttcttacacacccatggaatttcttTAGCGCTCAACactgtctgacagtcagaagcaaagcctgatggttatttgtaattccttccccctaacatctattgtctgccTCTTGCAAAGAGCAATCACCCAGCCTCGcaaagacaccagtgttagccatttggtgtctaaattcaggggttaccccagttctacactggtctctgagacaaacttcagggctaaaaaaatcccatgggtgcataagaacacatttgtatgtatgaacgattgatgaatgaggcccagtgtTTTTGTAGGTTATGTGACAAAATTCATAGCTGATAACACAATGGCCATATATCCCCCCAAATTTTTAAATGTATTTGAAATTGCTCTTGAATAAGAAATGATTAATGGAAAAAAGTTTTTGTTCTATTTATCTTAATCATATTTTAATGTAAAATTTTCAAAGTCAAATACTTCTTAGTGTCATAGAGCAGCAGGGGTACAGCAGATGGTCTCACCTCTGACTTACTGACATGAATTTACAGTTTAACCACAGAGCCATTGTAAAAAACCATGTAAATAAAGAGGAAACGTTCATGCTCATAATGAACACCCTGTCCTTTCagcagtgagtgagtgtgtgtgtgcacacacacacatgccagtgCTCCATTCAATCAATTTAAGTCTCACCTGTAGTAGTTTATCCTACAGGTTCGTTCGATCCTCTGCTCCTCCCAGCAAAAATATCAGAGTGTTCTTCAGCAAAAcatctaacccctaactgcttgaCTGCTTGAAATGAGCTGATTATTCCCTTGCATGGACCTGTGTTgtaatctttgattctgtagagtttgtgaaatgttttttatttccctatttgttgggtatatgtgtgttgtattttgcaTGTTTTTTATATAGAATAAAGGagagagaaaccccccccccccaaaacctgcatggttgacaccgccattggtgtttgagtgtgtatgtgtgtgtgtgtgtgtgtgtgtgtgtgtgtgtgtgtgtgtgtgtgtgtgcacgcatgcatgccaGCATCCCATTCAATCAATTTAAGTCTCACCTGTAGTAGTTTATCAAAAGCTGAGTTGCCCAGGGACCCTGGCACGCCTTTCTCTCCAGAGAGACCCTTCAAGACAGAACACAttggcaacagagagagagacagagagagcaagagagagaaagagagaaaagagagaaaagagtgaTAATTTACCGGAgtgtttttaactgcagcaaAGAGGACATAAGTTGcttcaaggcaataggaaaaagaactggagttggtccccgggcactgcagctgtccactgctcttaaacaataggatgggttaaatgcagagaacaaattcattgtaagaatacaatgacaaaataatgtgGCTGGCTTTCTTCATCTTTCACTTGGTTTAGAAATTGCTTGTGTTAATCAAACAACCATATTGGCCCCTGCAGGAACTCTGAATAAATGGACATACTGTACGATTTTAGAGGTTTTCAAGtatattataataacaacacatAAATTATGCATGTTTATACATCAATAACATAATCAAAATAAAGACAGCAAGCAAAAAGGTAATCAGAGATTTTGCTGAGCTATTCCTCCATAGTTGGACTTAGACAAAGGACATTTTCATCcctcatcaatccatccatccatccattatccaaaccgcttatcctgctgtcagggtcgcggggatgctggagtctaccccagcagtcattgggaagcgggcggagagacaccctgaacaggccaccagggaTGTTCAAGACGGAAAAAAAATAGCAGGAGGTTCAGAGAAAAGACTGACAATGTGACCAGTGAAGTCCCCTCCAACTTTTGGGTGTGGAGAGACCCCATCTCAGGCCTTTGGTCATAGTGACAGTGATTTGATGTACCTATAACTGTTAAGCTGTATAAACCAATGTCTTTTGGTATACATTTTTGTGATTGAATATAGATGGTCTATTGATTGATTATGCTTACTGATAATTATTAATTTAATCCCAGTGGACATATGCTACTACTGAGTCCTCTCCTGCCCCTATACTCTGTGGAGTTCCGCAGGGTTCCAGCCTTGGTCCCATCCTTTTTTCAATCTACACGTTACCTCTAGGCAATCTGCTTGGCCAGTTCAATTGCATGAGACATCACCGGTAAGTCGATGACATGCAACTCTATTTATACGTTAAGCCAAATGATATGGGTAATATGAGTACCCTTCATGACTGTCTAGCTGCTATTAAGGAATAGATGTCACTTAATTTCCTTCAGCTAAATTCAGACAAAGCTAAGGTTATCTTTATTCGTCTTAATAAGTTTGTTTCAGAGGTGACACCTTGTATTGACCCTCTGGCCACCAATGTTAAACCCTCCTCAAGGGTGTAACATTGGTGTGCTCTGATAGGATGCGGAATCAGGCTGGGCTaatctaactgctagcccatgcagaccggtagttctgacattcatcctggctggcgttcgttcccttggacagtgattttgtgtttagttttgattatatgtgttcatttggatatgtatgttcttgaagtttttggatgtttttttgtctttgtgttgtactgctgtgggctgcaggaaacggcatttcgttacatttcatgtacgcaagtgcatgaagtgaaatgacaaataaagtgctcctgTTCCTTCCTGAAATCTGGGTGTACTCTTTGACCAAAATCAGAATTTCGACCTACACATAAACAAGCTTGCTCAaacctgctttttccaactccaaaaaatagcaaaaatcaaatcaatgctatCAACCATGGATCTTGAATTACTAATCCATACCCTAATTTTTTCATGCCTTGACTACTGCTCTTTTCTCCTATCTCACCCTAGCAGCCCTGTTCTGCTTACAACTTGCGCaaaatgctgcagccaggctgctaactAATAAAAATCTTATTCCCACATCACACTAATCCttgcatcccttcattggctctCAGTAAGTtatagaatagacttcaagatactgcttattACATGCGAGGCCCTACATGatcttgctcctttatacatttccGAACTTTTGTATCCTTAATCCAACTCTAGACCACTCAGATCTTCTGACCAGGGTCTATTTATACCCCGCTCCCTCCATAAATCCTAGGGCGACTCTGCCTTTGCTGTAAGGGCCCCACCCTCTGTTAGATCAGAtgagtctgtaaacagctttaaaaacttctcaaaacccatctctacTGACTTGCCTTCCTTGTAATGGGGCTGTATTTTTTTTCTGTATATAACTGTATGTGTATGTTGTTTATTttctcagtatatatatatatatatatatatatatatatatatatatacactaccgttcaaaagtttgggatcacccaaacaattttgtgttttccatgaaaagtcacacttattcaccaccatatgttgtgaaatgaatagaaaatagagtcaagacattgacaaggttagaaataatgatttgtatttgaaataagattttttttacatcaaactttgctttcgtcaaagaatcctccatttgcagcaattacagcattgcagacctttggcattctagctgttaatttgttgaggtaatctggagaaattgcaccccacgcttccagaagcagctcccacaagttggattggttggactggcacttcttgcgtaccatacggtcaagctgctcccacaacagctcaatggggttcagatctggtgactgcgctggccactccattaccgatagaataccagctgcctgcttctgctctaaatagttcttgcacaatttggaggtgtgtttagggtcattgtcctgttgtaggatgaaattggctccaatcaagcgctgtccactgggtatggcatggcgttgcaaaatggagtgatagccttccttattcagaatcccttttaccctgtacaaatctcccaccttaccagcaccaaagcaaccccagaccatcacattacctccaccatgcttaacagatggcgtcaggcattcttccagcatcttttcatttgttctgcgtctcacaaacgttcttctttgtgatccaaacacctcaaacttggattcatccgtccacaacacttttttccagtcttcctctgtccaatgtctgtgttcttttgcccatcttaatctttttcttttattggtcagtctcagatatggctttttctttgccactctgccctgaaggcgatattatgaaccctacatagccctcgccaaaatcccgtaccctgtcccaaatctcgcgaacggacgccggatttccgcgaacggacgccggatttccgctgcgttgctaaggaaacaatcaactatcaacttggtgcgaagcaaagctaacgttagctaccttcaatttgaacttatgaatcgtctaaaaagtgaaccatggggttgaaattaggattgtgagggaaagaatagccttaagttgactaacctaacaattttaggttacaaggtctgcctctgctccttggatacgttattggtattataattgtgatgcatttgaggcttgatgagacaaagaatcagaatgaaccccagctaaaaggttacattgagtagtacatcacgacagagtcaaatatgtcatcttcctgagggtggcgctaatgtgcaagagctgaaggtggcgctaatgtgtaagacttgtaaaagtcatattactacaatataggagctcgttttgtttgtagtcatgataaggggtgaagtatcctatgctcaaacgtggagcaagcaaagattgagttaaaaacgttaatgttgattgtggataacttagacaggttaaattgtgggtgtacagcgtttccttgatgagcgctaaccccataacaacatattttcgcgttgctacggtggcgcacacgtgacaaagccagaaacgggattttggcgaggcctatgtagggttcataatatcgcgccctgaagcccagaatcccgcagccgcctcttcactgtagatgttgacactggtgttttgcgggtactatttaatgaagatgccagttggggacctgtgaggcgtctgtttctcaaactagagactctaatgtacttatcttcttgctcagttgtgcaacgcggcctcccacttctttttctactctggttagagcccgtttgtgctgtcctttgaagggagtagtacacaccggtgtaggaaatcttcaatttcttagcaatttctcgcatggaatagccttcatttctaagaacaagaatagactgtcgagtttcagatgaaagttctctttttctggccattttgagcgtttaattgaccccacaaatgtgatgctccagaaactcaatctgctcaaagaagtgcccatccaaccaatccaacttgtgggagctgcttctggaagcgtggggtgcaatttctccagattacctcaacaaattaacagctagaatgccaaaggtctgcaatgctgtaattgctgcaaatggaggattctttgacgaaagcaaagtttgatgtaaaaaaaatcttatttcaaatacaaatcattatttctaaccttgtcaatgtcttgactctattttctattcatttcacaacatatggtggtgaataagtgtgacttttcatggaaaacacaaaattgtttgggtgatcccaaacttttgaacggtagtgtatatatatagtatatcttgTGCAAAACTTTGTAACTGTTTTAAAATGGTGCTATAGAAATAAACTCTTACTTACTTATTGAATCCAGTAGTTAGGCTCCTCACTGAATGAGTATTGGGCTGGCACCAATGAAAAGATCGCGCTTGGTTATTTAATATTCTATTTATGTTAACTGAAGGGTAAGAGCACTTTCTGAATGCCCTATATTTAGTCGGTAAAACTATATCATACAaacgagacagacggacagacggatatAAAGATGCTCTGACCTGTTCCCCGGGAGGTCCCCGGGGCCCGTCTTTTCCTATGTCCCCTGGGGGCCCTCTGGGACCCGGAGTACCTGGAGGTCCTAGGGGTCCAGTAAGCCCAGCCTGACCCTgttccccctacacacacacacacacacacacacacacacacacacacacacacacacacacacacacacacacacacacacacacacacacacacacacaaggagtgaCTTTATTAGTTACTGGGGGAAATCAGACAGATTACTACCTGGCCTCAGGAgggtggtgtgggtgtgtggcaGCGGGTTGTAGTTTGGAAAAGCTCTTGTCACATCAGCAACACACCTGCAAGGGGTACAAGATTAGTCATAGCAGAGGAGGTTTCTGTACGACAACAGGtaaagcagtgcttcaccaaaaacgaacaaaaaaaaacaacacacatatcactTAAAACATCTTTatttagatgccaacattttattagaatgactatttcctctgACTCAAACAAAAAATagtgtcactgttaaaaaaaTGTGTCGTGAGTACTGTGTAACACAGCatcctcttcaggtgacacaggagcgttctgcttcactaacccaataTAAGTGAATTTAAGTTGAAATAGTtccttacacgttgttgattggacacTTATGGTTTATGACGCCTTTTAATGCCCACACAGTGAAGCAGCGCTTCACCTAGCGTTTCCTCAACCTGAAAATGATCGACACCCatttaaccaatcagagaacaccagttcagcctttctgATCCTATGCTTGACTTGTTCACCAACcttcatcataccttttggtattcgaagcACAGTAAAAGATAGATAtgaaagataagaaaaagagattagccCAAGATAAATTATTGACtactatagtagtttttggtagttcttgtatatatattgtaattataataattaattaatttgtgcagatctttattgttcaactttatATTTGTATTTTTGATCTTGAActcgtgtagtagccctgtactgtaggctgACGTTAGTTGTTCTaattagcttagctagctagctactagcttagctagctcctgtcctgtcttccgcaatttttgcaaagaagaattatgatggatgcaaacatcgtggaccgAATCCTACaggaatcttttcacactttctcctgtgaggaaaaactaggagGGAAGACACAGGGGAGACCAAAGGCCCCCATCAAacaggtgcagagagtgggctcggtaagtcggagttttaagtgttctaggtatgacaaggtggagtggctaacggaGAGTatgctaacaaaccgcttgtatcgctgctgcaggagatgggtgttcttcaaagtttgcaagagatgaATTTGAGGATCcatctgttaagcttcatgaaaaatcaaaggCGCATGTCAGTGCAGCCTGTAATAGCCGTGCAATTAAGTCTGTTGGGGAAATGTGAGTATTGATACTCTGATTGATGAAGGATAGCATCTCCAGTTGGCATAGCATAACGACACAGTCTGGAAAAACCGTGACATTCTGAAACggttgattgattcggtgtcATTACTGGGTTGTCAGGAGCAGgcatttagggggcatgatgagagtgaaaagtccgatAATCAATGAAACTACAGAGAGATGGTAGAAGTGTTTTCCCACAATGATGATGTTCTGACTGCTCATTTGAAATCGACCACTGTGTTTTCTGGGATGTCTAAGACCATACAAAATGATCTGATTGAAACCATTGCTGCTATTTTTGCTTCCCATATTTTGCTTCACCAAAACTTTTGGTCAGTAGCTGCCACTGAGTCATAGCCATGTTGCATTGGTCATTAACCAGTTTCAGTTAGACTGGGACAAGAGAGCTTTATCCAGTAATCAGAGGACATTTTTTTGTTGGTCAATAAAACTAGTGATCAATAAAACTGGTGCTTTCTAACCATCACGGTATAACTCAATCCATGAATTGTTTGTATATAAGAACGGTTTGTGACAAGTGGTAGCCTATATAGGGGACTGATGAATGGTGTCAGAGGCAGGTCCAGGAGAATTTGTGCTGGGCTAGGCTCTGATTGCTCCTACTCCAGGAGTGCCAAACTAGAGAGCGACTTAAGCTCATAGGGGATGGTTGTAAAGCTCAAGCTTAAAGGAACCAAAGGAATGACCCATGCTCCCCTCATAGGGAGCATAGGTCCTTATTATGGGGTTTAATAGATTTAATGCAACCACAATTATAATGATTAttatagaacagaatagagtagaaAAGAATAGAAACATGCCCCTGAACAGATTAACATGCCTACAGGCTGTTCATATGAGTGATAAAGATGCATTTGACTGTACCTTGTTTCCTTTGGGCCCTTGGGGTCCCTGATTGGACAGCAAGAATTAAGGCAAAAGTTAACATCAACTGCAAGCAATGACTCTGTTGTGGTCAATAAATGATATACTATACAGTATAAGCTGTGTGCTATATAGTACATACTGTATCATGCGCTTTACAGCATGCTATAAGCTATACAGTATATTAAATGCTATTTATTGTTGATATGTATATTCGTTTTAACATACTTGCACACTCACATTTTTCATTCATAATACACACATGAACTGAAGGTTAAAGGTCTACTATTCTGTGTCACCTGAGCAAGAAGCCTTGCTTTGGTAGCATAGATCCTTTGTCAGCAAGAGCAATCGGTAATTCACAGAGCAGCAGCAGTTTACTTCCTTGTTCATAATCATCGGTTGGAAATGTAAAATATAAAAAGGCCCGTTAATACTCACAGGTATTCCATCCAGTCCTGTGGAGCCCTGGAACATATTTGAAAAACATCCTTCAGATTTAATCCCTGCTCAAACCACATTCTACAAACCACAGAaattgtaaatggactgcatttatatagcgcttttctagattactgaccactcaaagcactttacagtatatgcctcacattcacccattcacacaaacacagtcatacactgatggtggaggctgccatgcaaggtgccaacctgctcatcaggagcagttaagggttcagtgtcttgctcaaggacactttgacacactctctgcaggagccagggatcaaaccagcgaccttccgattactagacgacccgctttacctcctgagccatgctgccctatgaaagttgaatcagttcatctggatacaacgtttattgagagagaaacgtttcatcattcatttaagtgacttcttcagtctcaactgactgcaggtatctgcaCCCTTGTAAACATCACAGTGGCACATATATTTATAGGtgtggggatacatgcagtctgaagaagtcacttagatgaaagatgaaacgtttctctcaataaacgttgtgtccagatgaactgattcaactttctgtgatttccttacctggattattaagcacacatgaacacattttACAAAAGCAGCAACAATGCAACTTTTAGATTTGTCAAAAAATTGTTAGATTCATAATTCACCCCAACATTCACAACCCTCAGGATGACCCATGCACCTGGCAATGGACTCGCAACTTACCAACTCACATTCCCCAAGACACAGTGCCTCAATAGTGTATTTCTAACTTTGTAGAGCCTGTGAATTTGTTTATCCATATGTAATCTTTGTTTCCATTTGTTGTataatttcattattatttacaaTCAATTTATTACTCTTTTCTGGATGTgtcgaagatggcggcgcgaattcatgtttgcagcggcctcaccgtaCCGGTGTGGGACGCGACAGCCTCACACAGTACCGTCCATAAAGtgcctttgtccatgtctgtgtctaagtttgttttgtgttcatttgatgcctgggagagctggcgttggatcggctgggggagcctggtctgctgcgtccaataCGTCCAGGCACTACGGCCCTACCGGAGCTGCGTCCGAGgatgaaacactgagggcggtctgacaggatgcggaagcagggcaggctaagctaactgctagcccacgcacactggcagttgcgacagtcatcctggctggcgttcgttctttgGACAATGACacatttggactgtgttgcactaagtggactgtgttgttaactgtttgtgtgtgtgtgtgtgtgtgtgtgtgtgtgtgtgtgtgtgtgtgtgtttgtgtgtgcgtgcgtgtgttttgtttttgtttttgctttaaatgttttttggtggtgtcatttttgggaaatgttggttgtgtgtttttgtcttttttgtcgcactgctgtgggctgggggaaacagaatttcctttcttttgggtgcacaagtacatgaaagaaatgacaataaattgttcctgattcttgattaTTTGGTGATCAAAGTTGTACTTTGATCTTTATTT from Lampris incognitus isolate fLamInc1 chromosome 8, fLamInc1.hap2, whole genome shotgun sequence encodes the following:
- the LOC130117287 gene encoding collagen alpha-1(XXV) chain-like, with amino-acid sequence MNSRRHLRHIQKRGSTGLDGIPGPQGPKGNKGEQGQAGLTGPLGPPGTPGPRGPPGDIGKDGPRGPPGEQGLSGEKGVPGSLGNSAFDKLLQGPPGPPGPHGEPGSKGEPGESIRGGKGETGERGTPGTKGEQGLPGIDGLPGLVGEKGETGDRGDKEILTSPFPLAQPAAYLHH